A stretch of DNA from Ovis aries strain OAR_USU_Benz2616 breed Rambouillet chromosome 14, ARS-UI_Ramb_v3.0, whole genome shotgun sequence:
tctgtgtgtcttctttcgGCCAGTGCCTCCTGATACTCCGCTCCTGGCAGCTCTGGGGGAGGTCCACGGACTATTTCCACACATGCCTCCCTGCCTCGCATCCCACTTCCATACTACCCTGGTTTGTCTCTTTGTAGGGCTGGCAATCACCCTGGGAATCAGGACCTCGGCTAACACTCCTGGCCTCTTTCAGGCAGTGATGTCTCAGGTGCCCTGGGGGAGGAAGATGACTGCCCAGGTGCTGCTGCAGATGCCATTGTTCCTGCTGGGTCTCTTCCTGGTTCCAGGTAGGTTTTCCTGAAGGTGCCTTGGGACTTCTGTTAAAATGCCATCCTTGTGTTAAGGACTAGCACATCCACTAACCCCTTTGGGCAGGCACACGCCTGCAAATACAGCATAGCAAGTAGACAGTACCTTGGAAAAAAGATAGAGTCTCCCCTTCATCCTGTCAAgtgcagccccccccccccccccccgctgccCAGTACACAGCTTGGGGTGGGTTTtggccccacccacccctgcagcCAGAGCACCCTTGTGCAGTGCACAGCCTGCGCCGCTGTCTGTAGCAGGCATGGCCTcgtgaaatattttattgctatttaaaatattattttacctttgaaagttttttcttttctttctttctttctttttttttttttaactgattttgagtttgttcttttcctgtttttaagcCAACCATCTTGGAGCAGGGTAGATTCATATTTTTAGAGACCCTTTGAAGTAGGTCCTTGGAATGTGTGTGGGTCCCAGGCACCAGGTTGCTGCGTTCTGGGCCCAGGGCCTGCCTCCAGCCCAGAGTCTCACCTGCAGTCTCTGCCCCCTCAGGTGCCTGTGGCGGGGGCCCCCGGGAAGACTTCCGCTTCTGCGGCCAGCGGAACCAGACGCAGAACAGCAGCCTCCATTATAAGCAGGCGACCCAGCTCCACATCTCCATCAGGAACTCGGAGGAGGCCCTCGCCATCCACGCCCCCTTCCCTGGAGTCCGCCCGGCTTCTTGGCCATTCCCTCACCGCATGGGCCTCTACCACTTCTGCCTCTACTGGAACCGCCACGCAGGGAGATTGCATCTCCGCTACGGCAGGAAAGACTTCTTGCTGAGTGACCAAGCCCTTGATCTCCTGTGCTTCCGGCATCAGGAGGAGACCCTGGCCCCGGGGCCCCCACTGTTTGCCacctcagtcagctcctggtggAGCCCCCAGAACACGAGTCTGCCCAGTGCGGCCAGCTTCATCTTCTCCTTCCACAGTAAGGCGACTTCCAGACAGCAGGACGGGTTTGGTCCAAGGCCTGGAAACTGGAAAAGCAAAGTGCacgggggctgggggcagggggcttaAAGCGGGCTGGGCTGCCTGTCATGTCATGGAGTTGGGGGGGCTCTGTTCACAGGCAGTGGGGACTCAGGGAAGGTGTCTGAGGAGTGGAAGAGTGTGATGCAAGGTGTGTTCGTGGGAAGAcaggggtgagggaggaggggtgAAGTCCCACCCTGCGACTGCAGTGTAGGTCCAGGTAAAGGAAGACAAGAGATGAACAGGGTGGGAGCAGAGAGAACGAAGAGACGGAACTAGAGGTCAGGAGCCGGAGGAAAAATTCTGCTTCGTTAGCCTCATCTAGACtgtttatccccatttcacagaagagaaactgaggctcagagaggcacaAAGTTGCAAGAGTAACGAGTAAGAGAGGGAGCCAGATTTGAACCCACCAGCTGATTGGCTTGGGGCCGGGGACAGGAAGAGAGGTCAAAGGTCAGGAAGTGGCAAGGCTAGAGGCCAACAGTGAGGTGTGCAGGCTGAGTCTTCTGGCTGAGATGTGACAGGTGTGGCCTGGCCACTGCCTTCTATTCAGTGcagagtggaggcagggaggaggggctgaCCAGAAGGAGCTGGAGGCTTTACCTGGGGTCCAGGATTTCCCTGATTCTGGTTCCTTTCAGGCAGCTCCAGTTTGGGGCAGGGGTCCCAAGAGAGGGGGCACAGGGCTTTGAATATGTTAGCATCTCCAGGCCCATGGAAATGCTAAGgggtggttgggggtggggtggggagagggatggaggggccagagctggggcaggtgggggcaggTAGATGGGGGTCCCCGCCCCAGGCCCGGATTCTGCCCCAACCTGGGAGGGTTTAGGGCAAAGTCAGGAACAGCTGTAAATTGGCCTCCTGCAGAGGAGATCTGGCCTGGTCTTACTTGGTCTGTAGAGTTTTCGGAAAACATGAGCCAGAGTTTTCAAATGACTGAAAAATCAGGCTTTCTGCCTTAAAAATTCAGATGTGACCACAGGGCCTGCCTTATTTGACGGCATAGGGCCTGCCCTCTCCCGCTATGTCCCTATTTCCATCTGCCGACTTCATCAGAGCTCCGTCTGACCCCTGGAGATGCCTGAGTCTGCAGCCCTTGGGTGCAGGGCAGCCCGGGTGGAGGCCCTgaagccaccacagaagccccccacctcccagctcctcctGAAGGAGGCCTGGCTGGTCCTGGGGAACtggccctcccagctccctctgtGTGGTCAGAAGGATGCCTGGGGTAGGGGTAAGGGTGGTTTAGCCCACTCTCCTGGGGCTGGAGTTTCTGGGAGCTCCGTATGACAGAGCCCCGTCTGGCTGGCTACCTCTCTGAGTGACCTGGGGGAGTCTACCCCGCTacctggagcctcagtttcctgttctgtaaaatggggacagaagCTGTCAGAGTCACCGGGGGAGTAATTGAGAGTGTGATGAGTGTGGCCTGAGTGTGGAACCTCATTCAATAGCCTTTGGTGAGTCTGTCCATCCCTCTCCCCCAGATCCCCCCAACAAGGCCTCCCACAATGCCTCGGTGGACGTATGTGAGCTGAAAAGGGACCTCCAGCGGCTCAGCCAGTTTCTGAAGCATCCCCAGAAGACCTCAAGGAGGCCCCCCTTCACCCCCATGGGCCAGTAAGTGTGGGTCTGCAGAGTATAGGGGTAAGGAGGAGGCTCCTCCAGACCCGGGCAAGGCAGAGATTTGGAGTGGGAGACCGTGGCGACCTCCCCTTGGTCTCCATCTCGATTCGGTCCCACAGGCCAAGCCCCGTCTCCTGCCTGAGTCAGAAAAAAAGTCTCTCTTACCAGCACCCAAGCCCTCCTCTCCACCAATAAGGAAAAAGGATTGACCCATTTTACAGCTCAGCAGACTGAGGCTGACTGCTGGGTAGGGCTGCCCAGCAGCACAAAGTGGGTCGGTCCAGGCAGAACTGGACCCAGAGCCTGGTGGCTGAGTCTGAGGATAggaccccaccccactcctttcCTGTTTGCGCTGAGGCCCCAGTTTCCTCCGCGTCACCCCCGCAGGTCATTCTGTTGGGCCCCACACTCTTTCCTGTGTATCGGCCTGAGTCGCCTCTCTGCTCTCTCCATCTTCCTGCCTGCTGAACTACCTGgatccacccctcacccccagcagtcatctcctcctctctcccctgtgCTTCCAGGCAGCTGCAGAGCCTAGAGTCGAAGCTGGCCTCTGTGAACTTCACAGGGGACGCTGTGTCCTTCGAGGAGGAGCGGGTCAACGCCACAGTGTGGAAGCTCCAGCCCGCCTTCAGCCCGCAGGACCTGCACATCCATTCCCGGCGGGAGGTCAGGGGTCAGGATTGGTAGCCAAGGCAGGAAGCAGATGTAGAGGCTGCAAGCGCTCTCTCCCCACACCCCCCTAcccccccacctttcccctcACCCCCCTACCCTTCCCCTCACCCCCCGACCCTTCATATCCCCCAGCACACCAAGGGGCTATAGGCAGGGTCAGTGTCTGACACCCAGACACCAGAATAAACATGATTCTCCCAGGCCCTTATCCCCTGGGCTCTAACCACAAGACTCCCTAGCCAGCACTGGTGCCAAGGAAAGGAGGAGTGAGCAGGGTTGTTGTGAGTCTGGCCTGGCTTTGTGAAGGAGGTAGGCTTAGAGATGGCAGCGTGCAGGAAGGCATATGCTGGGGGGACATGGCGGGGACCTGGAGGTCCACTTCTGGCTGAGCCCCAGCGGGTCCTCTGGTCTGCAGGAGGAGCAGAGCGAGATCCTGGAGTACTCGGTGCTGCTGCCCGGCGTGCTCTTCCAGAAGACCAAGGGCAAGAGGCAGGAAGCTGAGAAGAGACTCCTCTTGGTGGACTTCAGCAGCCAAGCTCTGTTCCAGGTACGGGGTGGTTGTCCTTGTGCCCTCCCTTGGGGAAAGCAGCTTCTGTCTGACAGAGAGATGGAAGGTAGGCATGGAAGGTAGTCCTCTCCTCCAAAAGTCTTTGTAAAGTCAGAAATCAGATGGCAACGTGCATGACatttagagctgctgctgctgctgctgctgctgctgctgctaagtcacgtcagtcgtgtttgactctgtgcaaccccattgactgcagcccaacaggctcctctgtccctgggattctctaggcaagagtactggagtgggttgccatgctgggAAAGGTCTAAATGGTGTTATTCTTACTGTGGTATAAATGACTACCCATGCAAGAACTGCTTCCTGAGGGAGACTCAAAATCTGGGAGCAGTGTACTGGGCAGAGACAAGAGTGTACTCTTCTTCTCAGTCCTgagccctctccctcccctctcctccataCCCCATATATCTAGGACAAGAATTCTAGCCAGGTCTTGGGAGAGAAGGTCTTGGGTATTGTTGTGCAGAACACCAAAGTAGCCAACCTCTCGGAGCCCGTGGTGCTCACCTTCCAGCACCAGCCACAGCCGGTGAGTGTGAGCCAAGCAATCCAGGGGACAAGGGTCCCTGTTTGCCCATGTGCTCCCATCCCTCctcttttctgaaagaaaactgaTTGACTGGCTGAGGGCCCTGGCCAGTCAGGTCAAAACAGAGTGGAGCCCTGGCACTGGCTCCCTCAGCCCGGCGGGGAAGGAGCAGACTGCCACAGGCACCGCCCCCCTTCTTTCTTGTCCCTACAGAAGAACGTGACTCTGCAGTGTGTATTCTGGGTTGAAGACCTGACATGTGAGTGTGGAGGGGGCTCTGAGCTGGGCAGGGACCTGGAGGCAGGTAGTGGGGGGTCCTAGAGGGTGAGGTACATGGAGTTAATcaaagagggcttcctggaggaaggtgGCTTTGAAGAAAGAGTGATGGCAGGTTAGGGACCTGCTGAGGGAAGCAAAAGCTCAGAAGGGGGATGCAGTCATGCATTTGTGGGGTACTAGGGATGACAGTGGGGGTGCTGAGCTTGGTCTCAGAGCCTCATGCTGGCCCTTCCTCAGCGAGCAGCCCGGGGAGCTGGAGCGATGCGGGGTGTGAGACCATCAGGAGAGAGACACAGACGTCCTGCCGCTGCAACCACCTGACCTACTTTGCAGTGCTGATGGTACATGACCCCCTCCTGCCCCATTGCCGCTGCTTCTCACACATACGGCATTCATTCCTCACAAGCCTCAAGCTGACTCCTGTTGTTGTCCCATTTTATCGATAAGGAAACTgcggctcagagaggttaggcaatttactcaaggtcacacagctagtagtaAGTAAAAGGTCTCTGAAGTCCTTGCTCTTTATCCCCCAATTTGGGTGCCTGATACAAACGCGGGTTCCTGGTCCTAACCTGGATTCTGATTCtaaagggctggggtgggggcaggactgTGTTTCTATAGAACCTTCCAGGGGATGCTGAGGCCCAATGCAGAGACCTTGTGGTGGACTTCAGTACCTCCCCCAAGATCTCTGTGTCCTACATTCATTCTCCCAGAATTTTAGGACCCAGCATCCGAGGGACCAGAGTGGTCCTCTGGTATTCTCTGGGTATCGGGAGCTCACTCACTCCCAGGAGACTTATTTCTGGGTTGAATGTTCTAGAAACATAGTTAGTGCCAGGACAGAAAAGGGGTTCTCTGGTGGAGGCCACTGGACCTTGGTGGGGACGGGGATCCATATGAGAATGTGGTAAAAACTGCACTCATGGGACCCCACTCTGCTCCGCTGGGGGGGCAAGAGTGGCTCACAGATGCTCAAGGTCCTCCAGGGACTAGGGTTAGCCCCCCTTGTGGGCACAGCCTCAGCACAGAGGCCAACCCCGACCTGCCCTGTGGTGCAGGTTGCCTCCGTGGAGGTGGACGCCGTGCACAAGCACTACCTGAGTCTCCTCTCCTACGTGGGCTGCGTCCTCTCCGCCCTGGCCTGCGTCCTCACCATTGCCGCCTACCTCTGctccaggtagggcctggggctgagagggaaaggggaagaCAGGAGAGCCTCCATTCCCGGCCCCCGAGCTGGGACTACACAGTCAGGGAGACCCACCCTGGAGACAGGCCTGACTGACcctgacgtgtgtgtgtgtgtgtgtgtgtgtgtgtgtgtgtgtgtgtgtggtttgtgggAACCCTGGGAGGTTCAGCTGACCTTCCCTCCTCAGATCTGTGATGTTTGGGTAACATCGCACTGACAGCTTATGTTAGCTGCCAATATTTAAAATCAGGCGAGTTGACGTAAGAATCTAGATGCCTGTCTTTGAAGGACCAGATGTGATTCCACTGGGCGCATACAGTGATATGATGATGCTGGTGATGATAATGGTGAACAATTACATCAAgcttcccacatgccacaccctgttcttttttttttttttgagcatatAGAATacattcctttattttaaaaatcccattgtttccctctattttaaatgcatttcaatACTTTATTTGCTTAAAGGCTACTCAAagatttgcaaatttttttagtgcaattttttttatttattttaattggaggctaattactttacaatattgtagtgatttttgccatacattgacatgaatcagccatgggcacaCCCTGTTCTGAGTGCTTTATATACATGAACTAGGTTCATCCTCACAAGGGTCCTGTGAAAGAGTgctcagagagggtaagtgaCCTGACTGAGATCACACAGCACGGAAGTGGCAAAAGCAGGCTTGAACTGAAGCTGGCAGGCTCCAGGCCCACAAGGCCCATTACTGAGCTGTCTGGCAGTGGCCTCTGTGGACAGGCAGAGCCTCCAGGGTTCTCCCCAGCCCGCATTCCCTAGTGTCTGTTTTGAGGCCCGGCCTCCTGGTTCCATGGAGGAACCTGTCACCCTAGTCGTTTGGGTGCCTGAGGAGAGAAGAGGTCACCTCTAGCAGAGTGAAGAATGCCTCCCCCACCCTCAGACAAGCTTGTGTGTTGGGTCTGGATTGTCAGAGCTGGCTTGGCCTAAACTGGAGTCCGCCTGCAGTTGGGGCCTGGAGCCACTGCGGTAGAGGAGAGACAGCCTCGGTTCTGGAGTGGCACTGGGAGTGTGCTCACTGTCCtcgtggggaggaggggagggtgcaGCCATGGGCAGGCATGGTCACAGATGCGCACGCTGTGGGCTGGAGTCAGTGTTGAAGAGAGACGGCTGGCAGGCTTAGTGGAGGGCCAGGAGTGGGGGCACAAGCCCCCCAGCACTTACCCACTGATCACAAAAGAGCCCCTGAACACAGGGACGGGAACCCTTCGGGACTGAGCATCTTATCTGTGCTGGGTGCTTTATTTCAGTGTAACCCTCATCGCACCCTTGAGGGGGGCCAGTcctcccacttcacagatgagtaaactgagggtgagggggtggggccaGCCAATTGTGGTGCCTTGTGTTAGGGGCACGGCAGGCATGGAAATCCCGGATGGCAGGTGTTCTTCTGCACCCTCTGGGACAGGCAGTGGGTGGTGCCAGGCAGGGCACACTGGGGGCAGAAAGGCTGACAGTGCCCTGGACCACATAGTATCTCgggatgggggcagggcaggcacacacacagactcaagGGCACAGGCGCACACAGCCTGTGCTCAGAGAGGTACAGTTGTGCAGACAGACATGGAACATGGGTGGCGTGGATTCTCCAAAACAGCAAAAATTCTGGTCTTTCCCTTCTGACTTTGGGAGCATCTGGTTGATGGTCGTGTCTGTGTTGACTGGAGCATCTATGCCTAGCTGAGGCTGCTGTTCAATGCACACACAGTGCCTGAGCCTGTGGGTGCTGGATACAGGGTAGGTGCAGAGGGACAGGTGGGCAAGAGCCTGGCTGCAGCCACAAGAGTAGGATaggaagcgtgtgtgtgtgtgtgtgtgtgtgtgtgtgtgtgtgtgtatagtctgGGAAGGCTGCCTGGAGAAGGAGGGGTGGGCTGCGCCTTCCCACACTGACCACCAGAGTGAGCCTGTCTGCCCACCCCCAACCTGTGCAGGAGGAAGTCTAGGGATTACACCATCAAGGTGCACATGAATCTGCTGTTGGCCGTCTTCCTGCTGGACGTG
This window harbors:
- the ADGRG1 gene encoding adhesion G-protein coupled receptor G1 isoform X1, which translates into the protein MRCKAVMSQVPWGRKMTAQVLLQMPLFLLGLFLVPGACGGGPREDFRFCGQRNQTQNSSLHYKQATQLHISIRNSEEALAIHAPFPGVRPASWPFPHRMGLYHFCLYWNRHAGRLHLRYGRKDFLLSDQALDLLCFRHQEETLAPGPPLFATSVSSWWSPQNTSLPSAASFIFSFHNPPNKASHNASVDVCELKRDLQRLSQFLKHPQKTSRRPPFTPMGQQLQSLESKLASVNFTGDAVSFEEERVNATVWKLQPAFSPQDLHIHSRREEEQSEILEYSVLLPGVLFQKTKGKRQEAEKRLLLVDFSSQALFQDKNSSQVLGEKVLGIVVQNTKVANLSEPVVLTFQHQPQPKNVTLQCVFWVEDLTSSSPGSWSDAGCETIRRETQTSCRCNHLTYFAVLMVASVEVDAVHKHYLSLLSYVGCVLSALACVLTIAAYLCSRRKSRDYTIKVHMNLLLAVFLLDVSFLLSEPVALAGSEAACRASAIFLHFSLLACLSWMGLEGYNLYRLVVEVFGTYVPGYLLKLSIVGWGFPAFLVMLVALVDVNNYGHIILAVHKTPESVIYPSMCWIRDSLVSHVTNLGLFSLVFLFNTAMLGTMVVQILRLRPHAQKWPHVLTLLGLSLVLGLPWALVFFSFASGTFQLVVLYFFSIITSFQGFLIFLWYWSMRLQAQGGPSPLKSNSDSARLPISSGSTSSSRI
- the ADGRG1 gene encoding adhesion G-protein coupled receptor G1 isoform X2, with product MSQVPWGRKMTAQVLLQMPLFLLGLFLVPGACGGGPREDFRFCGQRNQTQNSSLHYKQATQLHISIRNSEEALAIHAPFPGVRPASWPFPHRMGLYHFCLYWNRHAGRLHLRYGRKDFLLSDQALDLLCFRHQEETLAPGPPLFATSVSSWWSPQNTSLPSAASFIFSFHNPPNKASHNASVDVCELKRDLQRLSQFLKHPQKTSRRPPFTPMGQQLQSLESKLASVNFTGDAVSFEEERVNATVWKLQPAFSPQDLHIHSRREEEQSEILEYSVLLPGVLFQKTKGKRQEAEKRLLLVDFSSQALFQDKNSSQVLGEKVLGIVVQNTKVANLSEPVVLTFQHQPQPKNVTLQCVFWVEDLTSSSPGSWSDAGCETIRRETQTSCRCNHLTYFAVLMVASVEVDAVHKHYLSLLSYVGCVLSALACVLTIAAYLCSRRKSRDYTIKVHMNLLLAVFLLDVSFLLSEPVALAGSEAACRASAIFLHFSLLACLSWMGLEGYNLYRLVVEVFGTYVPGYLLKLSIVGWGFPAFLVMLVALVDVNNYGHIILAVHKTPESVIYPSMCWIRDSLVSHVTNLGLFSLVFLFNTAMLGTMVVQILRLRPHAQKWPHVLTLLGLSLVLGLPWALVFFSFASGTFQLVVLYFFSIITSFQGFLIFLWYWSMRLQAQGGPSPLKSNSDSARLPISSGSTSSSRI